DNA from Ananas comosus cultivar F153 linkage group 12, ASM154086v1, whole genome shotgun sequence:
TAATTAAAGATGAACAAATCAGCACAATGCAACCATACCAAGTTACCTTTGCAATTTCAAATTCCATCACTGGGATCTTTTTTGAGCTTGGATCCATTAAGTGGCGAAGAAACCTTGGAGCACCAAAAGTTAGTGAATCCATATCTTCTGAGGCCACAGCATACACCTGTGGTATATAAGAGCTATAAAACTTGTGAACGCTAATGAGACAAAAGAAAGATGATAAATACTGGGCAAGTATAACTTTTCTCTCTTGCCTTATCACTTTTGCAAAGTGCCGCACACTCTGCTTCCGCTTCACAAGGCGCCTGTAGaagtcaaaaagaaaaacatagcAAATCGAACATCATTGAAATCTCGTGTTTAAAAGTCCATCAAAGGTGCATTAttatttccatgattttacagTATGGCATGCAAATCTAAGGATGGAGCACATTAATCCCATGATTTTACAGTACggtatgcaatttttttaaaaaatacagtTGATAAAAGTAGTACAAACACTCTTAAGAGTTATTTTCacatgagaaaaataaatatgacaACCACTCGTGCATGAAAAGATTGATTTTGTCAGAAAGTTTCTGTGACTTATTACCTTAGACTTGGATGAATGAGAAGCTCTACAAAACAACTTAATGAATTGTGTTGATCAAAATACCTCAATTATGGGGACACCCATCAGTCTTAAGAGTCGTTTACAGTCTTCATTGTGTTGTTTTGTGACCTAGCaagaaaaaggggggaaaaaagtgACTTAACAGAAACTCATTTTCCTAAGTTCTGCTTAGGAGATACATTTTTATGAAGAACTATTTGGGTATGCTGTGTATGGTAGCAAATTGTTATAAAGGCAGTTGGTAATCCAATTTTAAATGTCAGAACATGCTCAAGAGAATGCTCCATATTATGAAACTTGAAAGAAGGACATTTGACCAACAAGCATAGTTCTACATACttcatttcagaaaaaaaaaaaaaaagggtaccTTGACAGTCCTTTTGCTAAACTTCTCAATTGATTCCTTATCACCAGCCTGCAGCACCAACATTAATGTTACAAGCAGACCAAAATAGAGAAAGGTTGACCAAACAATGAGCAAGAAGAAAAAACTACATAGAAGAAACAAGCATccaaaataagatatttattaaAGAATAGCAACTTACCTCAATGGCTGTAGACAAGTCCTTGGTGGCATCCTCCCTCTTTGAGAACCTGTATATTGCAATAGCTTATAATGTATCCAACATGTAGTACCCACAGAGAAGGGGAGAAAAGAGGAAAGTGAAATATGTAGCAATTGAAAACTCATAAATGCCTTTTTGCAAGCTCTTGTTTCTTCAAATCAGGTGGCTGACCATCAAAAACATATCTGACATAACACCCggaacaaacaaaaataaagattCAGAAAACTCGATTATGCTAACAATTAGTAAGAACGATAAGACATAATGGGAAAGGAATAGGAAGTTACACTGGCTTTATTCCAGCCTCTAGCAATCTTATCGTCCGGTTGAACATACCCTGCAAATGACtggcaaaaaaagaagaaaaaaaaaatagagacacAAAATTCCATTAATGTACAATTAAGCAACATAATACGGTTATAAGAGGGGATCTGTCCTCGCCTTGTAACTTCGCCTGCCTCATTGGTTAGAGTCTCCATTCCAGTCCTTCCCACCACAATCTACCAACGAAATAAATGGCAAGTCACCAATCATAGCTATTCCACAAAGAGttaacaaaaggaaaaaaaaaaaaaaaaaaaaaaaaaaaaaaaaaccttttttttagtGGCTAAgcattataaaaatcaaaactttttttttttcctgagcaTTTACAAAGACCAAATTGCTATCCAGCAATATTATGTAGAATAAGAATTTCTAATGGCAAATGGAAGATTATACAGCAACAACCCGTACAAAAGTTAAGCGAAGAGAAGGGAACGAGGAAACTTAGTGCATAGTGTGCAGGCGCTAGCaaaagagaaggggaaaaaaaaggagaccAGGAACTGGTAGATGCTCATGCTGGCGTCAATGGCAATCTTGCGGCCGAAGTAGCTCTCGAATTTCTGCTCCTTCATGGACTTGGGGGCATTGTCCGCGAGCAGCTTCGTTAAACCCTAGCGTCGCCCGAGAGGAACAGGAACAACAACAccaccaacaacaacaataacaaacaacaaacaaaaagaCAACAACAAGGCCACCATTAGCAAACAACTACGATTAGGGATCGAGAgatacataaagagagagagagagagagagagagagagagagagggagagggagggagtgGAAAAGGAAACCCTAAACCTTGATGCCCATGGCGACGGCGAAATGGCGGAGGTCGAACCGAGGGAAGTGTGTTTGGGTTTGGAGGGGGGGGGGTTGTTAACTTGATATTTCTCCGGTTCGCTCGCTGCTTTCCCGCCTCGCAGTCGCAGCTTGCTTGACGGGGTGGGAAGTGTGAAGTGGGAAGCGGGTGCGCAGGCCAGTCACCAGTGAGAGGCTCAGATGCGATGGATAAATCGCGACCGCCGCTCGCCCCGCGTCTCTCCACCTCCCTCCTCCCTCCCTGACTGGACGAGGACGCCGCCCGACCCCAGCGCCCGCCTGCCACCCAATTTACCCAAAACGAATCAACCCTCAtcctcgaacccgaacccga
Protein-coding regions in this window:
- the LOC109718383 gene encoding flap endonuclease 1 isoform X2, yielding MGIKGLTKLLADNAPKSMKEQKFESYFGRKIAIDASMSIYQFLIVVGRTGMETLTNEAGEVTSHLQGMFNRTIRLLEAGIKPVYVFDGQPPDLKKQELAKRFSKREDATKDLSTAIEAGDKESIEKFSKRTVKVTKQHNEDCKRLLRLMGVPIIEAPCEAEAECAALCKSDKVYAVASEDMDSLTFGAPRFLRHLMDPSSKKIPVMEFEIAKVLEELEFTMDQFIDLCILCGCDYCDSIKGIGGQTALKLIRQYGCIENMLENINRERYQIPEDWPYQEARRLFKEPMVSVDIPELKWTSPDEEAIEKIKAAKNKSSQGRLESFFKPVVSTSTPLKRKEKGCKLGTPQLTLKSSMFTIQVSSRSSFHIGSSKLPRPGCQFGYHNALSLTSCFST
- the LOC109718383 gene encoding flap endonuclease 1-A isoform X1, whose translation is MGIKGLTKLLADNAPKSMKEQKFESYFGRKIAIDASMSIYQFLIVVGRTGMETLTNEAGEVTSHLQGMFNRTIRLLEAGIKPVYVFDGQPPDLKKQELAKRFSKREDATKDLSTAIEAGDKESIEKFSKRTVKVTKQHNEDCKRLLRLMGVPIIEAPCEAEAECAALCKSDKVYAVASEDMDSLTFGAPRFLRHLMDPSSKKIPVMEFEIAKVLEELEFTMDQFIDLCILCGCDYCDSIKGIGGQTALKLIRQYGCIENMLENINRERYQIPEDWPYQEARRLFKEPMVSVDIPELKWTSPDEEGLGNFLVKENGFNQDRVTKAIEKIKAAKNKSSQGRLESFFKPVVSTSTPLKRKEKGCKLGTPQLTLKSSMFTIQVSSRSSFHIGSSKLPRPGCQFGYHNALSLTSCFST
- the LOC109718383 gene encoding flap endonuclease 1-A isoform X6; this encodes MGIKGLTKLLADNAPKSMKEQKFESYFGRKIAIDASMSIYQFLIVVGRTGMETLTNEAGEVTSHLQGMFNRTIRLLEAGIKPVYVFDGQPPDLKKQELAKRFSKREDATKDLSTAIEAGDKESIEKFSKRTVKVTKQHNEDCKRLLRLMGVPIIEAPCEAEAECAALCKSDKVYAVASEDMDSLTFGAPRFLRHLMDPSSKKIPVMEFEIAKVLEELEFTMDQFIDLCILCGCDYCDSIKGIGGQTALKLIRQYGCIENMLENINRERYQIPEDWPYQEARRLFKEPMVSVDIPELKWTSPDEEAIEKIKAAKNKSSQGRLESFFKPVVSTSTPLKRKETTDKSAKTTSSKKAKPAGGKKK
- the LOC109718383 gene encoding flap endonuclease 1 isoform X3, coding for MGIKGLTKLLADNAPKSMKEQKFESYFGRKIAIDASMSIYQFLIVVGRTGMETLTNEAGEVTSHLQGMFNRTIRLLEAGIKPVYVFDGQPPDLKKQELAKRFSKREDATKDLSTAIEAGDKESIEKFSKRTVKVTKQHNEDCKRLLRLMGVPIIEAPCEAEAECAALCKSDKVYAVASEDMDSLTFGAPRFLRHLMDPSSKKIPVMEFEIAKVLEELEFTMDQFIDLCILCGCDYCDSIKGIGGQTALKLIRQYGCIENMLENINRERYQIPEDWPYQEARRLFKEPMVSVDIPELKWTSPDEEGLGNFLVKENGFNQDRVTKAIEKIKAAKNKSSQGRLESFFKPVVSTSTPLKRKVSSRSSFHIGSSKLPRPGCQFGYHNALSLTSCFST
- the LOC109718383 gene encoding flap endonuclease 1-A isoform X5, which translates into the protein MGIKGLTKLLADNAPKSMKEQKFESYFGRKIAIDASMSIYQFLIVVGRTGMETLTNEAGEVTSHLQGMFNRTIRLLEAGIKPVYVFDGQPPDLKKQELAKRFSKREDATKDLSTAIEAGDKESIEKFSKRTVKVTKQHNEDCKRLLRLMGVPIIEAPCEAEAECAALCKSDKVYAVASEDMDSLTFGAPRFLRHLMDPSSKKIPVMEFEIAKVLEELEFTMDQFIDLCILCGCDYCDSIKGIGGQTALKLIRQYGCIENMLENINRERYQIPEDWPYQEARRLFKEPMVSVDIPELKWTSPDEEGLGNFLVKENGFNQDRVTKAIEKIKAAKNKSSQGRLESFFKPVVSTSTPLKRKETTDKSAKTTSSKKAKPAGGKKK